The genomic window TCCTCGGCGCCCATGGGGCACGGCACCGCCTTGCGGAGCTCCATTATGTCCATCCAGAGGTCGTTCACCCTAACCGAGGTCTCCATCACCCTGCTTAGCTTCGACCTATCTAGCCTAGTGTCTAGCAGCTTTTCGAGGAACTCTATGAGGCGGCCTACTTCAGCTAGGTAGAGCTCTACGTACTCCTCCTCAACGTCGCTCGGGTCGGCGCCGGACACGTTGTAGGGGACGTCTAGGTAGAAGTAGGGGACCTTGAGCAGCCTGCTCAACGCCTGGCTCCACTTTAAGTGGGTATCGCATGCAGTAGAGGCGGTGAGTATTACGTCCGGCCTAGGCATGCCGCCTAGGGGGGCCTGAGGGTCGTCGAGGCTACCTATAACGTCGCGAGCGTAGCTGCACAGGTCCTTAGAGAAGCCCCTGCTCTCAGCTACTTCGCAGTACTTGACTGATAGCTTAAGAGCCCCTAGGAGGCATGCGTACTGCTCGGGCCAGAGAGGGTAGATGTCGAAGGCCTGGGCTATCTCTATGGGGAAGGAGGCGAAGGCCCAAGCGACAGGCCTCCCCTCCTCCTTAGCCCTCCTAGCCCCCTCAAAGTAAGGCCTCACGTAGTTCCTAAAGAAGCCCTTCGTGGTCTCTAAGCCCCTCCCCCTCGAAGCCTCGGCCAACTATATCCCTCCCAAGGATTCTACGAACGCCTCCACCCTGGTCTTAAGCCTAGCCCACTCTACCTCCATGGGGCTCCACTCTAAAACCATGCAGGGTACGCCCATGCCCCTAAGCTCCTCGACGAGCAGCGGGGCCTCGAAGAGGTGGATGTCGCAGAACTTCACTATCCACGCCACTACGCCTTGAACATTGAAGCGCCCCACGGCCTCCTTTATGGCCCTCAGCCTGCCCTCGTAGTGCTCGACGAAGGGGCATGGGACCTTCTCTAGGTAGCGGGCAGCCAGGGCCTCGTAGATATCCCCGGAGGGCTCGACTAGCTTGTCGTAGTACCTCAGCCCCATGCACGTATCCTCTGCAACTACGCACCCTCCAGCGTCCTCTATTAGCCTCAGAAGCCTAGCCTCGTCGTCTATGTAGCTACCGCTCACAAGGATCCTAGGCCTACCCTTAAGCTCCCCCCTCCCACGGGGGGGATCCTTAATTACGCCCTCGACTAGCTCCAAGGCCTCCTCCCTGGGGAGGGACATGGAGACCGCCACGGCGTAGAAGCTCTCAACGCCCGTCAGGAGCGGCGGATCCTGCGCCCTAAGCCCCTCCAGCTCCATGAGCGCTGAGCGCAGCCTGTTCATTAACACCGCGGCGGCCTTCACCTCGTCGTCGCTAATAGAGCGCGCGTAGAGGGACTCTAGGAAGGACTTAAGCCTAAGCGACTCGTGAATAAAGCGCTTCACAGCCACTGAGTGCTTTGAGTGAGGGGTGTTGAAGAAGAAGAGGCTTCCACCAGCCCCTAGGAGCTTCCAGATGTCGTAGACCCTCCCCATGTTGTCGCAGCTATTGGAGAAGACTACGCCGTCCAGGTAGTCGTAGACCCCCCTGAGCGCCGCCTCGAGGCTGGCCTTCATGGCTGGGCAGGCGTTAATAGGTAGGTGCGCGTCAGCCATCGGCGCTCCGCCGAGCAGTGGGGTAACTCTTACAGGAGTAGCGCCAGCGGCTAGAATTAGCTCCTCGGGTACGTAGGTGCACATTACTCCTAGGAAGCG from Candidatus Nezhaarchaeota archaeon includes these protein-coding regions:
- a CDS encoding 2-hydroxyacyl-CoA dehydratase family protein, whose translation is MSPPPPASTSLLEKAYAERHVKCREMRARGRRFLGVMCTYVPEELILAAGATPVRVTPLLGGAPMADAHLPINACPAMKASLEAALRGVYDYLDGVVFSNSCDNMGRVYDIWKLLGAGGSLFFFNTPHSKHSVAVKRFIHESLRLKSFLESLYARSISDDEVKAAAVLMNRLRSALMELEGLRAQDPPLLTGVESFYAVAVSMSLPREEALELVEGVIKDPPRGRGELKGRPRILVSGSYIDDEARLLRLIEDAGGCVVAEDTCMGLRYYDKLVEPSGDIYEALAARYLEKVPCPFVEHYEGRLRAIKEAVGRFNVQGVVAWIVKFCDIHLFEAPLLVEELRGMGVPCMVLEWSPMEVEWARLKTRVEAFVESLGGI
- a CDS encoding 2-hydroxyacyl-CoA dehydratase family protein, giving the protein MAEASRGRGLETTKGFFRNYVRPYFEGARRAKEEGRPVAWAFASFPIEIAQAFDIYPLWPEQYACLLGALKLSVKYCEVAESRGFSKDLCSYARDVIGSLDDPQAPLGGMPRPDVILTASTACDTHLKWSQALSRLLKVPYFYLDVPYNVSGADPSDVEEEYVELYLAEVGRLIEFLEKLLDTRLDRSKLSRVMETSVRVNDLWMDIMELRKAVPCPMGAEDAWSAVFFVLACPGSQVALDFYTRLKEEVERRVKEGLGVVDEERYRVGWDNLPPWFNLGFYDYLKKLGVVVVVEVPSLTWSGRLDPARPLESLARRELAIYSNSTMEFKVNMLDRLVRDYKLDGFIIPTNWGCRFMSIGNVDLKNILKERHGIPSLVLDLDATDWRVFSEEQAKARVEAFVEAMRSFKYSRTPSHNSSLHRR